The Spirochaetota bacterium genomic interval AAATGGTCTGTAGAGATAGAAATCGTATTGCCATGCAGAGCGATATATTCGGCGCGACCTCTTTTGGCATTAAGAATATGCTCTGCCTCAGTGGCGATCATCAGAGCTTTGGTAATCAGATGTATTCAAAAAATGTCTTTGATATTGATTCAATACAAATGATAAGCATGGTTAAAAGGATGCGTGATGATAAAAAATTGCTCGATATTGATGATGAGGAGATTGACGGTGATGTGAAGGTGTTCATCGGCGCTGCCGCAAATCCCTTTGCAGAGCCCTTCGAGTTTAGACCCTATCGTTTGAAGAAAAAGGTCGAGGCAGGGGTTGATTTTATCCAGACCCAGTGTTTATATGATATGAAGATATTTAAGGAGTGGCTGAAGGTTGTTATGGATATGGGGCTTCATGAGAAGTGTTATATATTAGCTGGAGTAACTCCTCTAAAATCCGGAGGTATGACCAGGTATATGGCGAATAACGTTCCAGGCATCATTATACCTGATGAATATATTGAAAGGATGGTAAACGCCTCAAAGGATAAGAAAGGCGCAGAAGAAGGCATTAAAATATGTTGTGAACAGATACAGGAATTACGAGAAATGGAAGGGGTTCATGGCATACACCTTATGGCTATTGAGTGGGAGCATAGAGTAGCTGAAATTGTAGAGCGTGCAAATTTGCTACCACGTCCGGTAGTATAAAGCCGATGTAATAATCTTTGCCTGTATGATAATGCTGCATACTACCGCCATTTGGGCGGTAGTAAAATATAATAAAGCCGTCGCATTATTGTTGATTACCTGTCAGTGTATCTTTCCCACCATAATCCATACCCCCTAAGTATAATCTATTTGTTAGATGATTTTTTATGAACCTACAATTATATCCACTTCATGAAACATAAATTCTTGATGATTCCATGGTATACAGCGATAGATGAAATTGCGGTATTTCCCTCCTAATTATCGATACCCCATAGCTGGAGATAATAATCTTGAAAAATGCTTGATTCATTTCTACTATACAGTAAAAAATTGATCTATTGTCATTGATATATTCTAAAATAAAAGCATTTATATCTCTTGAGAGTGTAAGATAGGTTTTTATAATTCCTCTTGTTCACTCTTTTAGGATTGCGCGTTTTGTTTGAGCTTTTACTTTTTGGACCTTGAGAAGGGGAGTTCAATATAGATGGCGCTAGTAGTGTTAGGATATCGAGGTTGATGAAGGTTCAAGAGTTAAGAGTTGAGGAATACAGGATTAAGGAGAGGCCTTATTACCTGCCTATAAGGGACGAGGTAGAGGTGTTTTTGGCTGCCTTTCGTTCAAAGACGCCTGTGCTGCTTAAGGGCCCAACCGGTACTGGAAAGACCAGGTTTATAGAGTATATGGCGTACACGCTGAGTGGTAAGCATGGATTTTCAGATCAAGGGGATGAAGGGGTGCTCTCACTTATTACTGTAGCCTGCCATGAAGATTTGACTGCATCAGATCTTGTCGGGAAGTATTTATTAAAGGGTGATGAAACAGTGTGGCTTGACGGCCCGCTCACGAGGGCAGTTAGGAACGGCGCTATATGTTATCTTGATGAAATAGTAGAGGCAAGAAAGGATACTACAGTCATCATACATCCCCTTGCGGATCATAGGAGAATTCTTCCGATTGACAAGAAGGGTATGGTTCTCGAGGCTCATGAAAATTTTTTTCTGGTGATCTCCTATAATCCTGGCTATCAGAGTGTGATCAAAGACCTGAAGCAGAGCACCAGACAGCGCTTTGTATCCATTGATTTTGACTATCCTTCCCGTGAGCAGGAGGCAAAGATCATCCAGCATGAGAGTTCCGTAAGCGAAGAGATATCCTATGAACTCGCTAAGGTAGGGGAAAAGACGAGAAAT includes:
- a CDS encoding CbbQ/NirQ/NorQ/GpvN family protein; translated protein: MKVQELRVEEYRIKERPYYLPIRDEVEVFLAAFRSKTPVLLKGPTGTGKTRFIEYMAYTLSGKHGFSDQGDEGVLSLITVACHEDLTASDLVGKYLLKGDETVWLDGPLTRAVRNGAICYLDEIVEARKDTTVIIHPLADHRRILPIDKKGMVLEAHENFFLVISYNPGYQSVIKDLKQSTRQRFVSIDFDYPSREQEAKIIQHESSVSEEISYELAKVGEKTRNLKGHALSEGASTRLLVYAGRLIREGINTKRACEIAITASLSDEVEVQRSISEIISTIFP
- a CDS encoding methylenetetrahydrofolate reductase; this translates as MKAESNLEKIFKKGEFALTGELGPPKGNNLEVVKKKAEMLKGNVDAVNITDNQTAVVRMSSIATGAQVLQMGLEPVIQMVCRDRNRIAMQSDIFGATSFGIKNMLCLSGDHQSFGNQMYSKNVFDIDSIQMISMVKRMRDDKKLLDIDDEEIDGDVKVFIGAAANPFAEPFEFRPYRLKKKVEAGVDFIQTQCLYDMKIFKEWLKVVMDMGLHEKCYILAGVTPLKSGGMTRYMANNVPGIIIPDEYIERMVNASKDKKGAEEGIKICCEQIQELREMEGVHGIHLMAIEWEHRVAEIVERANLLPRPVV